One genomic window of Quercus lobata isolate SW786 chromosome 9, ValleyOak3.0 Primary Assembly, whole genome shotgun sequence includes the following:
- the LOC115961150 gene encoding uncharacterized protein LOC115961150 yields the protein MSSSQSLKNIDINVYFGGPLYNPEGIDGFPFRGEGIECYYMMLRRKLKTLTDLKRKIMDELKLNPAWYDIKIIYRCPQEVLHERINYGYMAIKEDKHVKMMFNRIQKMPQVNAAELYVSLEASVDNSTKVVQETSTALQFTTLDDGCTTMGGHAMGDDDDIGVQHDTDTTTGYRPPADSFYANTWEDMVDHSRLQIPFLCTWQDGMHFCKWLTFANKAAVKRALIIYAAKDNRNFSIQRSSTTQLCAACVDDNCKWYVGAYMKPKFNGLWMVTSYVGSHSCIPFGLRRDGRMMDSNFVASEIVGRLRKKHTATVDELWEIIRTKYDHEFSYYKVWNAKQKAIAKIFGDWEESYQRLRKLLLAYLDQDSGTQYSYHTIPKLLEGTTLLRYVYWAFAPCIAAFQYCRPVISIDGTHLYGKYKGVLMIAMATDANQKVLPIAFAVVDKESGPSWGWFLECLRTSIERVIENKDICIISDRHKGIKCAIREWPRGQDGRERVYHRYCLRHVASNFNTHFDNPTLKALALKAGYETHDAKFVSIMQTIKEAEINLLRGVDPTDRRIIRYMPYTYLMSEDVDKWTQSHDGGRRYGAMTTNTSECFNGVLKGARGLSIAAMVKFTYFKLVAYFHDRHKQITSDLSRDKVWSDYAMEIYNKNEQKIAGHTLRNYNHAEGIYQVVTPYNDHRAGGGNHSHDVRIFDRTCGCGKWQNLKISCSHAIKVLKGLHLDAPSYIDPCYSLNNAILTYSHNFVVPKSESLWTDVRGPRWVLDPQLLRAKGRPTMSRIRNEMDGVRRERGSRREDPELREIQPRQRCRVCHQEGHNRRCCPNSHGASTSGSAMN from the exons ATGTCAA GTTCACAATCTTTGAAGAATATTGACATAAATGTATACTTCGGTGGACCCCTTTACAATCCTGAAGGGATTGACGGATTCCCATTTAGAGGGGAGGGTATCGAATGCTACTACATGATGTTACGTCGTAAGTTGAAGACGTTGActgatttgaagaggaaaataatggacgaattgaaattgaaccctgcttggtatgacatcaagattatttatcgtTGCCCACAAGAAGTTCTTCATGAACGGATAAATTACGGGTATATGGCGATTAAAGAAGATAAACATGTAAAGATGATGTTTAATAGGATCCAGAAAATGCCCCAAGTAAATGCTGCTGAGTTGTATGTAAGTTTGGAGGCGAGTGTAGACAACAGTACTAAGGTGGTGCAAGAAACATCTACGgctttacaatttacaaccCTAGATGATGGATGCACTACAATGGGAGGGCATGCAATGGGAG atgatgatgatattggtGTCCAGCATGATACAGATACGACCACTGGCTACAGACCTCCTGCGGACTCATTCTACGCAAATACTTGGGAAGATATGGTTGATCATTCGCGTCTTCAGATACCATTTCTTTGTACTTGGCAAGATGGGATGCATTTTTGTAAATGGTtgacttttgcaaataaagCTGCGGTGAAGCGTGCATTGATAATATACGCAGCAAAGGATAATAGAAATTTCTCCATCCAAAGGTCGAGCACAACTCAATTGTGCGCCGCATGCGTTGACGACAACTGCAAGTGGTACGTTGGGGCATACATGAAGCCTAAATTCAATGGTCTGTGGATGGTCACGTCTTATGTGGGTTCACACAGTTGTATACCCTTTGGGCTGCGAAGAgatggtagaatgatggattctaattttgttgcatCAGAAATTGTGGGAAGATTGCGAAAAAAGCACACTGCTACTGTTGATGAGCTTTGGGAGATCATACGTACTAAGTATGATCATGAGTTTTCTTACTATAAAGTATGGAacgcaaaacaaaaggcaattgctAAGATTTTTGGGGATTGGGAGGAGTCTTACCAAAGATTGCGAAAGTTGTTGTTGGCATACTTGGATCAGGATTCGGGTACCCAGTATAGCTATCACACCATACCTAAGCTATTAGAAGGTACTACGTTACTGCGCTATGTATATTGGGCATTCGCTCCATGCATTGCTGCATTCCAGTATTGCAGGCCAGTGATTAGTATTGATGGAACTCATTTATATGGTAAATACAAAGGGGTATTGATGATTGCAATGGCAACCGATGCTAATCAAAAGGTTTTGCCTATCGCCTTTGCTGTTGTGGACAAGGAGTCAGGGCctagttgggggtggtttttaGAGTGTCTCAGGACTTCAATAGAGCGTGTTATTGAAAACAAGGACATTTGCATTATTTCTGACCGACATAAAGGTATCAAATGCGCCATTCGAGAGTGGCCTAGAGGGCAAGACGGAAGAGAACGGGTATATCATcgatattgccttcgacatgttgctagcaacttcaacacacATTTTGATAACCCGACTTTAAAGGCATTGGCCTTGAAAGCTGGATATGAGACTCATGATGCTAAATTTGTGTCCATAATGCAAACCATTAAGGAGGCCGAGATTAATTTACTAAGGGGTGTAGACCCTACTGATCGCCGGATTATACGTTATATGCCATACACATATCTAATGAGTGAGGATGTAGACAAATGGACccagtcacatgatggtggaagacgttacggggcaatgacaaccaatacCTCTGAGTGCTTTAATGGGGTTCTTAAAGGTGCCCGCGGTTTGTCCATTGCTGCAATGGTTAAGTTCACTTATTTTaaacttgttgcatatttccacgatcgacataaacaaattacttcTGATCTCTCTCGAGATAAGGTGTGGAGTGATTATGCAATGGAgatctataacaaaaatgagCAGAAAATTGCAGGACACACTCTGAGGAATTATAATCATGCAGAGGGTATATATCAAGTGGTTACCCCGTATAACGACCATAGAGCTGGAGGGGGAAATCACAGTCATGATGTGCGCATATTTGATAGAACCTGTGGTTGTGGAAAGTGGCAAAACTTGAAGATCTcttgttcacatgcaattaaagttCTTAAAGGTCTGCATCTCGATGCGCCCAGCTATATTGACCCATGTTACAGTCTGAACAACGCCATTCTCACATATTCACATAattttgtggtgccaaagtcAGAGTCATTATGGACAGATGTTCGCGGACCACGGTGGGTGCTTGACCCACAATTGTTGCGGGCCAAAGGTCGTCCTACGATgtcaagaataaggaatgaaatggatgggGTACGGCGAGAACGGGGAAGCCGGAGGGAAGATCCGGAGTTGAGGGAGATTCAACCGAGACAACGATGTAGAGTGTGTCATCAAGAGGGGCATAACCGCAGATGCTGTCCCAATTCCCATGGGGCTTCGACAAGTGGTAGTGCTATGAACTAG
- the LOC115961151 gene encoding 26S proteasome regulatory subunit 8 homolog A-like, which translates to MGKNNVLVKVHLERKYVVDIDKNIDITKITPSTRVALRNDSYVLHLILPSKVDPLVNLMKVEKVPDSTYDMIGGLDQQIKEIKEVCLVYPFTFCI; encoded by the exons ATGGGGAAGAATAACGTTTTAGTTAAG GTTCATCTTGAACGGAAATATGTTGTTGACATTGATAAAAATATCGATATCACCAAGATAACTCCATCAACAAGAGTTGCTCTCCGTAATGACAGTTATGTGCTTCATTTAATCTTGCCAAGCAAAGTTGATCCATTGGTCAACCTCATGAAAGTTGAAAAGGTTCCAGATTCCACATATGACATGATTGGCGGTCTTGACCagcaaattaaagagataaaggaGGTTTGCCTCGTGTACCCTTTTACTTTCTGCATTTAA
- the LOC115961152 gene encoding calreticulin-3-like: MWKDGWKSRWVLSDWKRAEGKAGTFKYTAGKWSADPDDKGIQTYNDAKHYAISAKIPEFSNQNRTLVVQYSIKFEQDIECGGGYIKLLSGYVNQKKFGGDTPYSFMFGPDICGTQTKKLHVILSYQGQNYPLKKDLQCETDKLTHFYTFILRPDASYSVLVDNREWDSGSMYSDWDILPPRKIKDVKAKRPADWDDREYINDPNDVNPEGYDSIPAEIPDRKAKEPDDWDDEEDGVWKPPKIPNPAYKGPWKRKRIKNPNYKGKWKTPWIDNPEFEDDPDLYVLKPIKYVGIEVWQVKAGSVYDNILICDDPEYAKQVVEEIFANREIEKEALEEAEKERRAREEEEANRAREDGERRKRERDRRYGDRRRRRHDPRDYMDDYHVRMNLLTLSLSFIFFIVIDPPKSDNSPLLALFCNYWYDLFTLETAD; encoded by the exons ATGTG GAAAGATGGATGGAAGAGCAGGTGGGTGTTATCAGATTGGAAAAGGGCTGAAGGGAAAGCAGGCACGTTTAAGTACACAGCAGGAAAATGGTCTGCGGATCCTGATGACAAAG GTATTCAAACATATAATGATGCCAAGCATTATGCAATATCTGCAAAGATTCCAGAGTTCAGCAACCAAAATAGAACTCTAGTGGTCCAGTATTCTATTAAATTTGAACAGGACATTGAATGTGGTGGTGGTTATATCAAGCTTCTCTCTGGCTATGTCAATCAGAAGAAATTTGGCGGTGATACTCCATACAG TTTCATGTTTGGACCGGATATATGTGGCACACAGACCAAAAAACTCCATGTTATACTTTCTTACCAGGGGCAAAATTATCCTTTAAAAAAGGATCTACAATGTGAAACTGACAAGTTAACCCATTTCTACACGTTTATTTTGAGGCCTGATGCAAGTTATAGTGTCCTTGTTGACAATCGAGAATGGGATTCTGGAAGCATGTATTCAGATTGGGATATCCTTCCTCCAAGGAAAATTAAGGATGTCAAAGCAAAAAGG CCAGCAGACTGGGATGATAGAGAATACATTAACGACCCTAATGATGTCAATCCAGAG GGATACGATTCAATTCCTGCTGAAATTCCTGATCGAAAGGCCAAAGAG CCTGATGATTGGGATGATGAAGAGGATGGAGTATGGAAGCCACCTAAGATTCCAAATCCAGCATACAAAGGACCATGGAAGCGCAAG AGAATCAAGAACCCCAACTATAAGGGGAAGTGGAAGACTCCATGGATTGATAACCCAG AATTTGAGGATGATCCTGACCTTTATGTGCTAAAGCCAATAAAATATGTGGGAATTGAAGTATGGCAG GTAAAGGCTGGTTCAGTTTATGACAACATTTTGATTTGTGATGACCCAGAGTATGCAAAACAAGTAGTAGAAGAGATATTTGCAAATAGGGAG ATTGAAAAAGAAGCCTTAGAGGaagcagagaaagagagaagggcTAGAGAAGAAGAG GAAGCTAATAGAGCAAGAGAGGATGGTGAACGgagaaagagggagagggaTCGTCGGTACGGAGATAGAAGGCGCAGAAgg cACGATCCACGTGATTACATGGATGATTACCATGTAAGAATGAATCtgttgactctctctctctcttttatattcTTCATTGTCATAGATCCCCCAAAGAGTGATAACTCACCCCTATTAGCACTATTTTGTAATTACTGGTATGATCTTTTTACGTTGGAAACTGCTGATTAA
- the LOC115961153 gene encoding serine/threonine-protein phosphatase 7 long form homolog: protein MAAANAGRIDYTQPGPIDDSVLTQQATHRSEAIWNGRVKHSTKTVTWSITCRSRSSEFSKQPPMVDDRVRNIITTVGLEGLLWVPGREIDNGLITALVERWRPETHTFHMPHGEVTITLQDVEVLLGLPVDEDSHQPPFGGSCYPLPPDAEEDQLHKYARCYILALLGDTIFMDKSGNRVHLMWVQQLEDLHNPRRYNWGSACLAWLYRELCRASEDTSQIGGCLLLLQYWAWARFPYLCPTVERGPPVGAYGPPVRGPLSLKWLWVPNKKNRPAHIFRDRYREQLASMLPDQVVWQPYEAHFDDLPPWCVAGRAVWTTTVPLVCFHLVEKHTPDRVVRQFGMIQAIPRAVNTDKVLHGIDLRGKIGVNWMQKHAAHILEWGNRFDRRCEAVLGDMPPEHEYHDWFKRVTRRFIDRPGAVVTLLV, encoded by the exons aTGGCTGCTGCAAATGCTGGACGCATTGACTATACACAGCCTGGACCCATTGACGACTCGGTGTTGACACAGCAGGCGACGCATCGGTCCGAAGCTATTTGGAATGGGCGGGTAAAACACTCAACTAAAACAGTAACTT GGTCCATTACCTGCCGTAGTCGTAGTTCAGAGTTCTCCAAGCAACCTCCAATGGTGGACGACCGAGTGAGGAACATCATCACCACAGTTGGTTTGGAGGGACTCCTGTGGGTCCCGGGTAGAGAGATTGACAATGGCCTGATAACGGCCTTAGTGGAGCGATGGCGGCCCGAGACTCACACCTTTCACATGCCACATGGTGAGGTGACCATCACATTGCAGGATGTGGAGGTTCTTCTCGGGCTTCCTGTTGATG AGGATTCTCATCAACCGCCTTTTGGAGGAAGTTGCTACCCATTGCCGCCTGATGCTGAAGAGGATCAGCTGCATAAGTACGCACGATGCTACATCCTAGCGCTATTGGGGGACACAATATTTATGGACAAATCCGGCAATAGGGTGCATCTAATGTGGGTGCAGCAGTTGGAAGACCTTCACAACCCACGGAGGTACAATTGGGGAAGTGCTTGCCTTGCATGGTTGTATCGAGAGCTATGCAGGGCAAGCGAGGACACCAGTCAGATTGGTGGGTGCTTGCTGTTGCTCCAGTACTGGGCATGGGCCAGGTTCCCCTATTTGTGCCCGACAGTTGAGCGAGGCCCGCCAGTGGGTGCTTACGGTCCTCCAGTACGTGGTCCACTATCCCTGAA GTGGTTGTGggtcccaaacaagaaaaataggcCCGCCCACATCTTCAGGGACAGGTATCGCGAGCAACTAGCTTCCATGTTGCCAGACCAG GTGGTGTGGCAGCCATATGAAGCTCATTTTGACGACCTCCCGCCATGGTGTGTTGCAGGGAGGGCCGTATGGACGACAACGGTGCCGCTTGTATGTTTCCACCTAGTAGAGAAACATACACCGGATCGTGTTGTTCGTCAATTCGGGATGATCCAAGCAATTCCCCGCGCTGTTAACACTGACAAAGTGCTTCATGGCATTGATTTGAGGGGGAAGATCGGTGTTAATTGGATGCAGAAGCATGCTGCGCATATCCTTGAGTGGGGTAATCGATTTGATCGGCGTTGCGAAGCTGTGCTTGGTGATATGCCTCCAGAGCACGAGTACCACGACTGGTTCAAAAGGGTGACTCGGAGGTTCATCGATAGGCCTGGTGCTGTAGTGACTCTGCTG GTCTAA
- the LOC115961154 gene encoding uncharacterized protein LOC115961154: MEWAYLEAIMRKLGFQERWISLSMMCVRTESFFVLINEEPKSKITSTRGLRQGNPISLYLFLLCVEGLSAILQKEVGMGRIKGILVCRRAPQILYLLFADDSIIFCRATMEEGNRVIKVLKDYEEAFGKKLNKEKTSLFFSKNTKRDTQEGIKDLFGAQIIQQHEKYRGLPPMVRRGRKKVFNRIKDQVGRKIAGWKGKLLSNAGREILIKVVAQVTSTYMMSCFMLPNSLCNELNSLVRNFWWGQKDKERKMAWVSWEKLCTRKSEGGMGFKDLRAFNMALLAKQG, translated from the coding sequence ATGGAGTGGGCGTACCTCGAGGCGATAATGAGGAAACTGGGCTTCCAAGAAAGGTGGATCTCCCTTTCCATGATGTGTGTTAGAACAGAATCGTTTTTTGTCCTCATTAACGAAGAACCGAAGAGCAAAATCACATCAACTAGGGGATTGCGGCAAGGCAACCCTATATCTCTGTATCTCTTCTTACTATGTGTTGAGGGCCTGTCAGCCATACTGCAGAAGGAAGTGGGTATGGGGAGGATCAAGGGGATTTTGGTATGCAGAAGGGCTCCCCAAATTTTGTATCTTCTATTCGCAGACGACAGTATAATTTTCTGCAGAGCCACCATGGAGGAAGGCAACCGGGTCATTAAGGTCCTTAAAGACTATGAGGAAGCTTTTggtaaaaaactaaataaagagaaaacttctcttttctttagtAAAAATACCAAGAGGGACACTCAGGAAGGGATAAAGGACTTGTTTGGAGCACAAATCATACAACAACATGAAAAATATCGTGGGTTGCCCCCTATGGTCAGAAGAGGAAGGAAGAAAGTGTTCAACCGGATTAAAGACCAAGTGGGAAGAAAGATCGCAGGTTGGAAAGGAAAGCTTTTATCCAACGCAGGAAGAGAAATCCTCATCAAAGTGGTTGCCCAAGTAACCTCCACCTATATGATGAGTTGCTTCATGCTCCCCAACTCGCTTTGCAATGAGCTGAACTCcttggtaaggaatttttggtggggacaaaagGATAAGGAGAGGAAAATGGCCTGGGTGTCTTGGGAGAAGTTATGTACCAGAAAATCCGAGGGCGGTATGGGCTTTAAGGATCTTAGAGCTTTTAACATGGCCTTGTTGGCAAAACAGGGTTAG